A stretch of Leisingera sp. S132 DNA encodes these proteins:
- a CDS encoding tetratricopeptide repeat protein, which produces MVSIVVNNLVFWAVALGLIGCFIWPMALLGKKFWTRGKLDEQNSESEYSGLCGDLSASAFRLSVNDQQENAEQKYLQAVAAGREAVSKNEPEAGRLLAGCLANLARLQERSGQHDKAEQNFREALEILEVEGAAQANEYVYGLDSLAFLLWQSGRLEEAVPLYTQALDITASQQGTESDDYVSRLTALANVKSQLEDDGDAERVCREAVQAVKELRGEDDILYSGAVRSLMAVLHQRGREEDAKPYFDDLLELSRKELEPEREDADYAQALSYHAGLLHEAGELREAGHAYRRAQKLLRSAGLDTSAEYAVCLSNYARLLRETGHSQQAERNLRQALSLLEETLGADHEVCKAARDELDETSSGAAA; this is translated from the coding sequence GTGGTCTCTATTGTAGTTAACAACTTGGTCTTCTGGGCTGTCGCCCTCGGATTAATTGGTTGTTTTATCTGGCCGATGGCTTTGCTGGGAAAGAAATTTTGGACCCGGGGTAAGTTGGATGAGCAAAATTCTGAATCTGAGTACTCCGGCCTCTGCGGTGATTTGAGTGCCAGTGCCTTTAGATTGAGCGTAAACGATCAGCAGGAGAATGCGGAGCAGAAGTATCTTCAAGCCGTTGCAGCTGGGCGCGAGGCTGTCAGCAAAAATGAGCCAGAAGCAGGCCGGCTGCTTGCCGGTTGCCTGGCAAACTTGGCACGTCTGCAGGAGCGCAGCGGGCAGCATGATAAGGCCGAACAGAACTTCCGGGAAGCTTTGGAAATTCTGGAGGTAGAAGGCGCTGCGCAGGCAAATGAATATGTCTATGGCCTGGACAGTCTGGCGTTTTTGCTTTGGCAAAGCGGGCGGCTGGAGGAAGCCGTGCCTCTCTATACGCAAGCGCTGGACATCACAGCCAGCCAGCAAGGCACGGAAAGCGATGATTATGTGTCCCGTCTGACCGCGCTGGCCAATGTAAAATCGCAGCTCGAAGACGACGGTGATGCGGAGCGGGTTTGTCGCGAGGCTGTGCAGGCGGTTAAGGAGCTGCGCGGCGAGGATGACATTCTGTACTCCGGCGCTGTGAGAAGTTTGATGGCCGTCCTGCATCAGCGGGGCAGAGAGGAGGATGCAAAGCCTTACTTTGATGACCTGTTGGAGCTGAGTCGCAAAGAGTTGGAGCCGGAACGGGAGGATGCGGATTATGCGCAAGCGCTATCCTATCATGCGGGTTTGCTGCATGAGGCAGGAGAGCTGAGAGAGGCAGGGCATGCCTACAGGCGCGCGCAAAAGCTGCTGCGTTCGGCCGGCCTGGATACGAGTGCGGAATATGCGGTTTGCCTGAGCAACTATGCCCGATTGCTGCGGGAGACAGGCCACTCGCAGCAGGCAGAACGCAATTTGCGTCAGGCGCTGTCCCTTCTTGAGGAAACGCTGGGAGCGGATCATGAGGTTTGCAAAGCAGCGCGCGACGAGCTTGACGAAACCTCGTCCGGGGCTGCGGCCTAG
- the murD gene encoding UDP-N-acetylmuramoyl-L-alanine--D-glutamate ligase, whose protein sequence is MIPVKGYQGAQVAVLGLGRSGLATARALRAGGAEAICWDDNPAAREAAEAEGFTCRDLHKSGAFDDVAALITSPGIPHLYPKPNPIIRDAIEGGVPVDNDIGLFFRSFADAEWQMYDQPPRVVAVTGSNGKSTTVALLHHILQEAGRDSQLAGNIGRGVLDIDPPGEGGVVVLELSSYQTELARALTPDVAVFTNLSPDHLDRHGGMGGYFAAKRRLFAEGGPDRAVIGIDEDEGLFLAGQLSEGLGDDRVIRVSSARKLTGPGWQVIARKGFLSEYRKGRQAASIDLREMMGLPGAHNHQNACAAYAAARTLGLAPRLIGEAMATFPGLPHRSQTIAEADGVRYVNDSKATNLDSAVKALSAFKNIRWICGGLEKDGGLDALKGQTGNVRKAYVIGREAAGFALQLDVEAEVCTTMAAAVERAMAEAQPGDTVLLAPAAASFDQYDNFEQRGDDFAAEVKTRLG, encoded by the coding sequence ATGATCCCGGTCAAAGGATATCAAGGCGCGCAAGTGGCGGTGCTGGGGCTGGGGCGCTCAGGTCTGGCGACGGCGCGGGCTTTGCGCGCAGGCGGGGCTGAGGCCATCTGCTGGGACGACAACCCCGCGGCGCGCGAGGCGGCGGAGGCGGAAGGCTTCACCTGCCGCGACCTGCATAAATCCGGCGCTTTTGACGATGTGGCGGCGCTGATCACCTCGCCCGGCATTCCGCATCTCTATCCCAAGCCGAACCCGATTATCCGCGACGCGATCGAGGGTGGCGTGCCGGTGGACAATGACATCGGGCTGTTCTTCCGCTCCTTTGCCGATGCGGAGTGGCAGATGTACGACCAGCCGCCGCGGGTGGTGGCGGTCACCGGGTCCAACGGCAAGTCGACCACGGTGGCGCTGCTGCACCACATCCTGCAGGAGGCGGGGCGCGACAGCCAGCTGGCGGGCAATATCGGCCGCGGTGTGCTGGACATCGACCCGCCGGGCGAGGGCGGCGTGGTGGTGCTGGAGCTGTCGAGCTATCAGACTGAACTGGCGCGCGCGCTGACGCCGGATGTGGCGGTGTTCACCAACCTCAGCCCCGATCATCTGGACCGGCACGGCGGCATGGGCGGCTATTTTGCGGCCAAGCGCCGCCTGTTTGCCGAGGGCGGGCCGGACCGCGCTGTCATTGGCATCGACGAGGACGAGGGGCTGTTCCTGGCAGGCCAGCTGTCCGAAGGGCTGGGGGATGACCGGGTGATCCGGGTGTCCTCGGCGCGCAAGCTGACCGGGCCGGGCTGGCAGGTCATTGCCAGGAAGGGGTTTCTGAGCGAGTACCGCAAGGGGCGGCAGGCGGCCTCCATCGACTTGCGGGAGATGATGGGCCTGCCGGGCGCGCACAATCACCAGAATGCCTGCGCGGCCTATGCGGCTGCGCGCACCCTGGGGCTGGCGCCGCGGCTGATCGGCGAGGCGATGGCCACATTCCCCGGCCTGCCGCACCGCAGCCAGACCATCGCTGAGGCGGATGGCGTGCGCTATGTGAATGACAGCAAGGCCACCAACCTGGACAGCGCTGTAAAGGCGCTGAGCGCGTTCAAGAACATCCGCTGGATCTGCGGCGGGCTGGAGAAGGACGGCGGGCTGGACGCGTTGAAGGGGCAGACCGGCAATGTGCGGAAGGCCTATGTGATCGGCCGCGAGGCGGCGGGGTTCGCGCTGCAGCTGGACGTCGAGGCCGAGGTCTGCACCACCATGGCAGCCGCTGTGGAACGCGCCATGGCGGAGGCGCAGCCGGGCGATACGGTGCTGCTGGCGCCGGCCGCCGCAAGCTTTGACCAGTACGACAACTTCGAGCAGCGCGGAGATGACTTCGCCGCCGAGGTGAAGACGCGGCTGGGCTGA
- a CDS encoding thiamine-binding protein: MTAGTETANTVMLAFQVIPRLREGNNFEAVDAAIAVVKSAGVPFQVGAMETTMKGELDHLLEIVKQAEKACLEFGAVEVITNIKIHTTTPEAHDTFCTYTRGVTPNNKVFIEE, from the coding sequence ATGACTGCAGGCACTGAAACCGCAAACACCGTGATGCTGGCCTTTCAGGTCATCCCGCGGCTGCGTGAGGGCAACAATTTCGAGGCGGTGGACGCGGCGATTGCCGTGGTGAAATCCGCAGGCGTGCCGTTTCAGGTGGGGGCGATGGAAACCACCATGAAGGGAGAGCTGGATCACCTGCTGGAGATCGTCAAGCAGGCGGAGAAAGCCTGCCTGGAGTTCGGCGCAGTCGAGGTGATCACCAATATCAAGATCCACACCACCACGCCCGAGGCGCATGACACCTTCTGCACCTATACCCGCGGTGTGACCCCGAACAACAAGGTGTTCATCGAAGAGTGA
- a CDS encoding LysR substrate-binding domain-containing protein codes for MDRSVNPLPPLPAVRVFEAAARLGSFSRAAEELAMTQAAVSYQIRLLEDRAGQPLFRRLPRGVAPTAAGEALQRHATEALNLLRQGWADLRGGGEELVISTLTSFAAFILAPRLGQFQVAHPGITTRVDVNPRVADLLAGEATVAIRAGRGSWPGLAADLLIRGSYTPLMTPALMEAYGPIEQPADLLRVPRVDAGDPAWALWFRAAGVAPPKPAEQHSLGTQMLEVQAALAGQGACLLTPAYARGLIASGALVQPFDLVTEDDISVWLVYPEARRDAPAIAAFRSWLLAEVAELAG; via the coding sequence ATGGATCGCTCTGTGAACCCCCTTCCGCCGCTGCCGGCGGTGCGCGTCTTTGAGGCCGCGGCCCGGCTGGGCAGTTTCAGCCGCGCGGCTGAGGAACTGGCGATGACGCAAGCCGCGGTCAGCTATCAGATCAGGCTGCTGGAGGACCGGGCGGGCCAGCCTCTGTTCCGGCGGCTGCCGCGCGGGGTGGCCCCAACCGCGGCGGGAGAGGCCTTGCAGCGCCACGCCACCGAGGCGCTGAATCTTTTGCGCCAAGGCTGGGCGGATCTGCGCGGCGGCGGCGAGGAGCTGGTGATCAGCACCCTCACCAGTTTTGCCGCCTTCATTCTGGCGCCGCGGCTGGGGCAGTTTCAGGTGGCGCACCCTGGCATCACCACCCGGGTGGACGTCAATCCGCGGGTGGCGGACTTGCTGGCGGGGGAGGCCACCGTGGCGATCCGGGCCGGGCGCGGCAGCTGGCCGGGGCTGGCGGCGGACCTTCTGATCCGCGGCAGTTATACGCCGCTGATGACGCCTGCGCTGATGGAAGCCTATGGCCCCATTGAGCAGCCCGCCGACCTGCTGCGGGTGCCGCGGGTGGATGCCGGGGACCCGGCCTGGGCCTTGTGGTTCCGCGCGGCCGGCGTGGCGCCGCCAAAGCCGGCCGAACAGCACAGCCTGGGCACCCAGATGCTGGAAGTGCAGGCGGCCCTTGCGGGGCAGGGCGCCTGCCTGCTGACACCGGCCTATGCCCGTGGCCTGATTGCCAGCGGCGCGCTGGTGCAGCCCTTCGATCTGGTGACGGAGGATGATATCTCTGTCTGGCTGGTTTACCCGGAGGCGCGCCGCGACGCGCCGGCCATAGCCGCCTTCCGCAGCTGGCTGCTGGCAGAGGTGGCGGAGCTGGCCGGGTAA
- a CDS encoding MarR family winged helix-turn-helix transcriptional regulator: MFFLKELPSQQMVGTYAETYGTDPAHITSALLMMRRASLLIRRLDAYFAAHGLSQLRFLVLIVIDREPERQSLTPNEIASRIDVSKPVMTRTLQSLQQDGLISLAASETDKRSKEAALTAAGRQQLQDVLPGYFKILSEEMAHPPADGD, encoded by the coding sequence ATGTTCTTCCTCAAGGAACTTCCATCGCAGCAGATGGTCGGCACTTACGCCGAAACCTACGGCACCGATCCTGCACATATCACCAGCGCGCTCTTGATGATGCGCCGTGCCAGCTTGCTGATCCGCAGGCTCGATGCCTATTTTGCCGCGCATGGCCTGTCGCAACTGCGTTTTCTGGTTCTGATCGTCATTGACCGGGAACCTGAACGCCAGTCTCTGACGCCAAATGAGATAGCCAGCCGCATTGACGTGTCAAAACCAGTCATGACACGCACCCTGCAATCCCTGCAGCAGGACGGGCTGATCAGCCTTGCGGCCAGCGAGACCGACAAGAGATCCAAAGAAGCCGCGCTGACAGCGGCGGGACGGCAGCAGCTGCAAGACGTCCTGCCCGGCTACTTCAAAATTCTGTCAGAGGAAATGGCCCACCCGCCCGCCGACGGGGACTGA
- a CDS encoding putative quinol monooxygenase codes for MTNAFQLVARITPKPEHMQDVRQSLLEILEPTRAEVGCLKFSLLECRDGTCFYLDEEWASDDALAAHYAADYITPVFAKYETWLAKPVEIHKMTALA; via the coding sequence ATGACCAACGCCTTTCAACTTGTCGCAAGGATCACCCCGAAACCCGAGCACATGCAGGATGTCCGTCAAAGCCTGCTGGAGATTCTGGAGCCGACCCGCGCTGAGGTTGGCTGCCTGAAGTTCAGCTTGCTCGAATGCCGCGACGGCACTTGCTTCTACTTGGACGAAGAATGGGCCAGCGACGATGCCCTGGCAGCGCACTACGCGGCGGATTACATCACCCCGGTCTTCGCCAAATACGAAACCTGGCTGGCAAAGCCGGTGGAAATCCACAAGATGACCGCGCTGGCCTGA
- a CDS encoding NAD(P)/FAD-dependent oxidoreductase: MRINTLILGAGAAGMMCARHAGGSTLVIDHAKAPGEKIRISGGGRCNFTNMYAEAKNYLSANPHFCKSALARYTQWDFIGLVDRHGIAWHEKTLGQLFCDGSAKQIIAMLVEEMRQAGADLWLHTSVESVQQTADGYSVKLLREGKPQTVTCRNLVLATGGKSIPKMGATGLAYDLARQFGLEVTDTRAGLVPFTFPDGRFQPLAGTALPARLSNSHASFDEALLFTHRGLSGPSVLQLSSYWREGEEITVNLIPETPLYDLLREQRQAEGRRDLTTELSRHLPGKLVDFLAPQLNLKGRLADQSDAALSALCEALQNWHLLPAGTEGYRTAEVTLGGICTGGLSSKTMEAKAAPGLYAIGEAVDVTGWLGGYNFQWAWSSGFAAGTAIAAST; this comes from the coding sequence ATGCGGATAAACACCCTGATTCTCGGCGCCGGCGCGGCTGGCATGATGTGCGCGCGCCATGCGGGCGGCAGCACTTTGGTGATCGATCACGCCAAGGCGCCGGGCGAGAAGATCCGCATTTCCGGCGGCGGCCGCTGCAACTTCACCAATATGTACGCAGAGGCGAAGAACTACCTCTCCGCCAATCCGCATTTCTGCAAGTCGGCGCTGGCGCGCTATACCCAGTGGGATTTCATCGGACTGGTGGACCGCCACGGCATCGCCTGGCACGAGAAAACCCTGGGCCAGCTGTTCTGCGACGGCTCCGCCAAGCAGATCATTGCCATGCTGGTGGAGGAGATGCGGCAGGCCGGCGCGGACCTTTGGCTGCACACCTCTGTTGAGAGCGTCCAGCAGACCGCAGACGGCTATTCCGTCAAGCTCCTGCGCGAGGGCAAGCCGCAGACCGTCACCTGCCGCAACCTGGTGCTGGCCACCGGCGGCAAGTCGATCCCCAAGATGGGCGCCACCGGCCTCGCCTATGACCTCGCCCGCCAGTTCGGGCTGGAGGTCACGGACACCCGCGCAGGCCTGGTGCCCTTCACCTTCCCGGACGGGCGTTTCCAGCCGCTGGCCGGCACCGCCTTGCCCGCGCGTCTGTCAAACTCCCACGCCTCATTCGACGAGGCGCTGCTGTTCACCCACCGCGGCCTTTCCGGCCCCTCGGTTCTCCAGCTTTCCTCCTACTGGCGTGAGGGAGAAGAGATAACGGTGAACCTGATCCCGGAAACCCCGCTCTACGACCTCCTGCGCGAACAGCGTCAGGCAGAGGGCCGCCGCGATCTGACCACCGAACTCTCCCGCCATCTGCCGGGCAAGCTGGTGGATTTCCTCGCGCCCCAGCTGAACCTCAAGGGCCGCCTCGCGGACCAGTCCGACGCTGCGCTATCCGCGCTGTGTGAGGCACTGCAGAACTGGCATCTGCTGCCCGCCGGCACCGAGGGCTACCGCACCGCCGAAGTCACACTGGGCGGCATCTGCACCGGCGGCCTCTCTTCCAAGACCATGGAGGCCAAGGCCGCCCCCGGGCTTTATGCGATCGGCGAAGCGGTGGACGTGACCGGCTGGCTCGGCGGCTACAATTTCCAGTGGGCCTGGTCGTCAGGTTTCGCCGCCGGCACCGCCATCGCCGCCAGCACATGA
- the ftsW gene encoding putative lipid II flippase FtsW yields MTEMVYGAVPVQAGEPILPKWWRTLDKWTMSCILMLFVIGLLLGLAASVPLAERNGFGNFHYVQRQAVFGLTALAAMLMTSVMSPTLVRRLAVVGFAVAFVALAFLPIFGTDFGKGAVRWYSLGFASLQPSEFLKPGFIVVAAWMIAASQQINGPPGTLMSFALCMMVVMMLVLQPDFGQASLILFGWGVMYFVAGAPMLLLVCMAAVVVMGGVFAYNSSEHFARRIDGFLNPDVDPTTQLGYATNAIREGGLFGVGVGEGQVKWSLPDAHTDFIVAVAAEEYGLVLVAVLIALYASIVVRSLFRLMRERDTFIRLAGTGLVCMFGVQAMINMGVAVRLLPAKGMTLPFVSYGGSSLIATGIAVGMLLAFTRTRPQGGIADYLNGRGR; encoded by the coding sequence ATGACTGAGATGGTCTATGGCGCGGTTCCCGTGCAGGCTGGTGAGCCGATTCTTCCCAAGTGGTGGCGGACGCTGGATAAATGGACGATGTCCTGCATCCTGATGCTGTTCGTGATCGGGCTCCTGCTGGGGCTGGCGGCCTCAGTTCCGCTGGCGGAAAGGAACGGGTTCGGCAATTTCCACTATGTGCAGCGGCAGGCGGTTTTTGGCCTGACGGCGCTGGCGGCGATGCTGATGACCTCGGTGATGTCGCCCACGCTGGTGCGGCGGCTGGCGGTGGTCGGCTTTGCGGTGGCCTTTGTGGCGCTGGCCTTCCTGCCGATCTTCGGCACCGATTTCGGCAAGGGTGCGGTGCGCTGGTACTCGCTTGGCTTTGCCTCGCTGCAGCCCTCGGAATTCCTGAAGCCTGGGTTCATCGTGGTCGCGGCCTGGATGATCGCTGCCAGCCAGCAGATCAACGGCCCGCCGGGCACGCTGATGTCCTTCGCGCTGTGCATGATGGTGGTGATGATGCTGGTTTTGCAGCCGGATTTCGGCCAGGCGAGCCTGATCCTGTTTGGCTGGGGGGTGATGTATTTTGTCGCCGGCGCACCGATGCTGCTTCTTGTCTGCATGGCCGCGGTGGTCGTGATGGGCGGCGTGTTTGCCTATAACAGCTCCGAGCACTTCGCCCGCCGCATCGACGGTTTTTTGAACCCGGATGTCGACCCCACCACCCAGCTCGGCTATGCCACCAACGCCATCCGCGAGGGCGGGCTGTTCGGGGTCGGCGTCGGCGAGGGGCAGGTGAAATGGTCGCTGCCCGATGCCCACACCGATTTCATCGTCGCCGTTGCCGCAGAGGAATACGGGCTGGTGCTGGTGGCGGTTCTGATCGCGCTTTACGCCTCTATCGTGGTGCGATCGCTGTTCCGGCTGATGCGCGAACGCGATACCTTCATCCGCCTCGCGGGCACCGGCCTTGTGTGCATGTTCGGCGTTCAGGCGATGATCAACATGGGGGTTGCGGTGCGGCTTTTGCCCGCCAAAGGCATGACTTTGCCGTTTGTCAGCTATGGCGGATCTTCGCTGATTGCCACCGGGATCGCGGTGGGTATGCTCCTGGCCTTTACCCGGACGCGCCCGCAGGGCGGGATTGCCGATTACCTGAACGGCCGCGGCCGCTGA
- a CDS encoding UDP-N-acetylglucosamine--N-acetylmuramyl-(pentapeptide) pyrophosphoryl-undecaprenol N-acetylglucosamine transferase, whose translation MAQKMLLMAAGGTGGHMFPAQALAEMMLARGWRVKLSTDARGARYTASFPSAVEISQVSSATYARGGLLAKALVAPKIAGGVLSMAMQMRSDRPDAVIGFGGYPSIPALGAATLLKLPRMIHEQNGVLGRVNQIFATRVAGVACGTWPTTLPEGVAHEHVGNPVRSAVKERAGAGYIPPGDYPMSLLVMGGSQGARILSDVVPAAVAALPGEIRRHLRVSHQAREEDLQRVSAFYADHGINADVQTFFTDVPARMSEAQLVISRSGASSVADISIIGRPSILIPFAAAAGDHQTANARGLVDANAAVMIPESALDIPVLAEHMGAILSNPQAAAQMATAALSAGVPDAAERLAALVEQLAEEG comes from the coding sequence ATGGCACAGAAAATGCTTTTGATGGCTGCCGGCGGAACCGGCGGCCATATGTTTCCTGCACAGGCGCTGGCCGAGATGATGCTGGCGCGCGGCTGGCGGGTGAAACTGTCGACGGATGCGCGCGGCGCGCGCTACACAGCGTCCTTTCCCAGCGCGGTGGAAATCTCCCAGGTGTCTTCTGCCACCTATGCCCGCGGCGGGCTGCTGGCCAAGGCGCTGGTAGCGCCGAAGATTGCCGGCGGTGTGCTTTCGATGGCGATGCAGATGCGCAGTGACCGCCCCGATGCGGTGATCGGCTTTGGCGGCTATCCGTCGATCCCGGCGCTGGGGGCTGCAACGCTGCTGAAGCTGCCGCGGATGATTCATGAACAGAACGGGGTGCTGGGCCGCGTCAATCAGATCTTTGCCACCCGCGTCGCGGGCGTCGCCTGCGGCACCTGGCCGACCACGCTGCCCGAAGGCGTCGCGCATGAGCATGTGGGCAACCCGGTCCGCAGCGCAGTGAAGGAGCGGGCAGGCGCCGGCTATATTCCGCCGGGGGATTACCCGATGTCGCTGCTGGTCATGGGCGGCAGCCAGGGTGCGCGCATCCTGTCTGACGTGGTGCCTGCCGCGGTGGCGGCGCTGCCGGGGGAGATCCGCCGGCACCTGCGCGTGTCGCATCAGGCGCGCGAAGAAGACCTGCAGCGGGTCAGCGCGTTCTATGCGGACCACGGCATAAACGCCGATGTGCAGACGTTTTTCACCGATGTGCCCGCCCGCATGTCGGAGGCGCAGCTGGTGATCTCCCGCTCGGGCGCCTCCTCGGTCGCCGATATCTCGATCATCGGGCGGCCCTCGATCCTGATCCCCTTTGCCGCCGCCGCAGGCGACCACCAGACCGCCAACGCCCGCGGGCTGGTGGATGCCAATGCTGCAGTGATGATCCCGGAAAGCGCCCTTGATATCCCGGTTCTGGCAGAGCATATGGGCGCAATTCTGAGTAACCCGCAGGCTGCCGCGCAAATGGCAACCGCTGCACTGAGCGCCGGGGTCCCCGATGCCGCCGAACGTCTGGCAGCACTGGTGGAGCAACTGGCCGAGGAAGGATAA
- the murC gene encoding UDP-N-acetylmuramate--L-alanine ligase translates to MNPATKLPGDVGPIHFVGIGGIGMSGIAEVLLNLGYMVQGSDLKSSKITQRLEKLGARIFTGQKAENLEEAAVVVISSAIKPGNPELDEARLRGLPVVRRADMLAELMRLKSNVAIAGTHGKTTTTTMMAELMVAGGFDPTIVNGGIIHAYGSNARMGQGEWMVVEADESDGSFNRLPATIAVVTNIDPEHMEHWGDFDRLRDGFLEFVSNIPFYGIAVCCTDHPEVQALVGRISDRRVVTYGFNAQADVRAVNLTYKAGVAHFDVVLQAEDRVIEGCTLPMPGDHNVSNALSAVAVARHLGMNSVEIREALAAFGGVNRRFTKVGEVNGVTIIDDYGHHPVEIAAVLKAARQASEGRVIAVHQPHRYSRLSNLFDDFCACFNEADVVAIAEVFAAGEEPIEGASRDDLVEGLIRHGHRHARAILSEDDLERLVREQARPGDMVVCLGAGTISTWANGLPDRLGR, encoded by the coding sequence ATGAACCCCGCAACCAAACTGCCTGGCGACGTCGGCCCGATCCATTTCGTGGGTATCGGAGGCATCGGCATGTCAGGCATCGCCGAGGTGCTCTTGAACCTCGGGTACATGGTGCAGGGCTCGGATCTGAAATCCTCCAAGATCACCCAGCGGCTGGAGAAGCTGGGCGCGCGTATTTTCACTGGCCAGAAGGCGGAGAATTTGGAGGAGGCCGCGGTTGTGGTGATCTCCTCGGCGATCAAGCCGGGCAACCCGGAACTGGACGAGGCGCGCCTGCGCGGCCTGCCGGTGGTGCGCCGGGCCGACATGCTGGCAGAGCTGATGCGGCTCAAGTCCAACGTCGCCATCGCAGGAACCCATGGCAAGACGACGACCACCACCATGATGGCAGAGCTGATGGTGGCCGGCGGCTTCGACCCGACCATCGTCAACGGCGGCATCATTCACGCCTACGGCTCCAACGCGCGGATGGGGCAGGGCGAATGGATGGTTGTCGAGGCTGATGAGAGCGACGGTTCGTTCAACCGGCTGCCCGCAACCATCGCCGTGGTGACCAATATCGACCCGGAGCATATGGAGCACTGGGGCGACTTTGACCGCTTGCGCGATGGCTTCCTGGAATTTGTCTCCAACATCCCGTTCTACGGCATCGCCGTCTGCTGCACCGACCACCCCGAGGTTCAGGCGCTGGTGGGCCGGATTTCCGACCGCCGGGTGGTGACCTATGGCTTCAATGCGCAGGCGGATGTGCGGGCTGTCAACCTGACCTACAAGGCGGGCGTCGCGCATTTCGACGTGGTGCTGCAGGCCGAGGACCGGGTGATCGAGGGCTGCACCCTGCCGATGCCGGGCGACCACAACGTCTCCAACGCGCTGTCTGCGGTTGCGGTGGCGCGGCACCTGGGCATGAACAGTGTTGAAATCCGCGAGGCCCTGGCGGCCTTTGGCGGCGTCAACCGCCGGTTCACCAAAGTGGGTGAAGTGAACGGCGTCACCATCATCGACGACTACGGCCACCACCCGGTGGAGATCGCCGCGGTGCTGAAAGCGGCGCGTCAGGCCAGTGAGGGCCGGGTGATCGCGGTGCATCAGCCGCACCGCTATTCGCGGCTGTCCAACCTTTTCGACGATTTCTGCGCCTGCTTCAACGAGGCCGACGTGGTGGCCATCGCAGAGGTCTTTGCTGCGGGCGAGGAGCCGATTGAGGGCGCCAGCCGCGATGATCTGGTCGAGGGCCTGATCCGCCACGGCCACCGCCACGCCCGCGCCATCCTGAGCGAGGATGACCTGGAGCGCCTGGTGCGCGAGCAGGCCCGCCCCGGCGACATGGTGGTCTGCCTGGGGGCGGGCACCATCAGCACCTGGGCCAACGGCCTGCCGGACCGGCTGGGGCGCTGA
- a CDS encoding DUF2484 family protein yields the protein MTLSLTLAAVWALAANVLAMIPSRDNHWRRAYLLIALGIPLLGYVTYENGPWWGLAVLLAGMSVLRWPVLYFGRWVRRRLGL from the coding sequence ATGACCCTTTCGCTGACCTTGGCCGCCGTCTGGGCGCTGGCAGCAAACGTGCTGGCGATGATCCCCAGCCGCGACAATCACTGGCGGCGGGCCTATCTGCTGATTGCGCTGGGCATCCCGCTGCTGGGCTATGTGACCTATGAGAACGGCCCCTGGTGGGGGCTGGCGGTGCTCTTGGCGGGGATGTCGGTGCTGCGCTGGCCGGTGCTGTACTTCGGGCGCTGGGTGAGGCGCAGGCTGGGCCTTTAA
- the murB gene encoding UDP-N-acetylmuramate dehydrogenase, producing MAAQDQAILPAVRGRLTGQKPLAELTWLRVGGPADYLFQPADVDDLADFLRQLDPGVQVFPMGVGSNLIVRDGGMRAVVIRLGRGFNGIETDGDRVTAGAAALDAHVAKRAADAGIDLTFLRTIPGSIGGAVRMNAGCYGSYTADVFVSATIVTRQGEIREIAAQELDFQYRQTAFPEGAVLVAATLRGPRGEPEELHARMAAQLQKRDETQPTRDRSAGSTFRNPAGFSSTGRADDVHDLKAWKVIDNAGMRGARRGGAQMSEKHSNFLINTGGATAADLEGLGEDVRKKVYEDSGITLEWEIMRIGDPLPE from the coding sequence ATGGCGGCGCAAGATCAAGCTATACTTCCGGCGGTGCGTGGCCGCCTTACTGGGCAGAAACCGCTTGCGGAACTGACCTGGCTGCGGGTCGGCGGCCCGGCTGACTATCTGTTTCAGCCTGCGGATGTGGATGACCTGGCAGATTTCCTGCGCCAGCTGGACCCGGGCGTTCAAGTGTTCCCGATGGGCGTCGGCTCCAACCTGATCGTGCGCGACGGCGGCATGCGGGCGGTGGTGATCCGTCTGGGCCGCGGGTTCAATGGCATTGAAACAGACGGTGATAGAGTGACCGCGGGTGCCGCGGCGCTGGATGCGCATGTTGCCAAACGCGCGGCGGATGCGGGGATCGACCTGACCTTCCTGCGCACCATTCCCGGCTCCATCGGCGGCGCGGTGCGGATGAACGCGGGCTGCTACGGCAGCTACACCGCGGATGTGTTCGTGTCGGCCACCATCGTCACCCGCCAGGGGGAGATCCGCGAGATCGCGGCACAGGAGCTGGACTTTCAGTACCGCCAGACCGCCTTCCCGGAGGGTGCGGTGCTGGTCGCGGCCACCCTGCGCGGCCCCAGGGGAGAGCCGGAGGAGCTGCATGCGCGGATGGCGGCGCAGCTGCAAAAGCGCGACGAGACCCAGCCGACGCGCGACCGCTCGGCAGGCTCCACCTTCCGCAACCCGGCGGGGTTCTCCTCGACGGGCCGCGCTGACGACGTGCACGACCTCAAGGCCTGGAAGGTGATTGACAACGCCGGCATGCGCGGCGCGCGGCGCGGCGGAGCGCAGATGAGCGAGAAGCATTCCAACTTCCTGATCAATACGGGTGGCGCAACTGCCGCAGATTTGGAGGGGCTGGGCGAAGATGTGCGGAAAAAGGTTTACGAAGATTCCGGCATCACGCTAGAGTGGGAAATCATGCGGATAGGTGATCCGCTTCCCGAATAA